gcgtggtgttcattaccattcgcatggtgttcactatccttggcgtggtgttcactaccaatagtatggtgttcactacccatggagtggtgttcactacccttggcgtggtgttcactatcctaggcgttatgttcactacccttgacgtggtgttcactacctttggcttggtgttcactaataatggcgtggtgttcactacccttggcatgttgttcactacccttggagtggtgttccctacccttagcatggtgttcactacccatagcgtagtgttcactacccttggcgtggtgttcactacccttgaagtggtgttcactacccctgacatggtgttcactacccttgacgtgatgttcactaccctttgtgtggtgctcACTCcccttgcgtggtgttcactacccttagcgttgtgttcactacccttgacgtcatgttgactacccttggcgtggtgttcactacccttggcttggtgttcactaaacTTGGcatggagttcactacccttagcgtggtgttcactacccttggcgtggtcttcactacccttggcgtggtcttcacttcctttggcgtggtgttcactaccattggcaaggtgttcactacccttggcatggtgctcactacccttcgggttgtgttcacgacccctggcgtggtgttcactactcttgacgtggtgtttactaccctgggcgttgtgttcactacccttagcgtggtgttcactacccttagcttggtattcactgaacgtggcgtggtgttcactacccattgcatggtgttcacttcccattgtgtggtgttcactactcatagcgtggtgttcactacccttcgtgtgttattcacttcccttggcgtggtgttcactacccttagcgtggtaatcactaccgttggcgtggtgttcactacccctaccgTTAAGTTcattaaccttggcgtggtgttcaccacccttagcgtggtgttcactacccttgacgacatgttcactacccttggcgtggtgttcactacccctggcgtggagttcattaaccttggcgtggtgttcaccaccctaagcgtggtgttcactacccttggcgtggtgttcactacccctagcgTGGAGTTcattaaccttggcgtggtgttcaccacccttagcgtggtgttcactacccatggcatggtgttcactacccatagcgtggtgttcactactcttggcgtggtgttcactaccctttgcatgttgttcactaccctttgcgtggtgttccctacccttagcatggtgttcactacccatggcgtagtgttcactacccttggcgttaagttcactacccttggcgtggtgttcactacctttggcttggtgttcactaccattggcttgatgttcactacctttggcgtgatgttcactacctttggcgtgatgttcactacccttggcgtggtcttcactaccctttgcgtggtgttcattaccattcgcatggtgttcactacccttggcgtggtgttcactaccaatagtatggtgttcactacccatggcgtggtgttcactacccttgccgtggtgttcactatccttggcgttatgttcactacccttgacgtggtgttcactacctttggcttggtgttcaattCAATTGGGTTGATATTCAGTACCCTTgttgtgatgttcactacccttggcgtggtgttcactacccttggcgtggtgttcactacccctggcgtggtgttcactacccttaacgtggtgttcactacccttgacgtcatattcactacccttggcgtggtgttcacttcccatggcatggtgttcactaccaatggcctggtgttcactacccttagcttggtgttcactatccttggcgtcatGTTGActccccttagcgtggtgttctctacccttggcttggtgttcactacccttggcttggtgttcactaccattagcatggtgttcactaccgttagcgtggtgttcactacccttggcgtggtgttcactacccttggcgtggtgttcactacccttggcgtggtcttcacttcccttggcgtggtgttcactaccattggcaaggtgttcactacccttggcatggtgttcactacccttggggtggtgttcacgacccctggggTGGTGTTCAAtactcttgacgtggtgtttactaccctgggcgtagtgttcactacccttggcggggtgttcactgcccttggcgtggtgctcactacccctggcgtggtgttcactacccttaacgtggtgttcactacccttgacgtcatgttcactacccttggcgtggtgttcacttcccatggcatggtgttcactaccaatggcctggtattcactacccttcgcgtggtgttcactacccttggcgtcatgttgactccccttagcgtggtgttctctacccttaccttggtgttcactacccgttgTTGGTGTTCGCTACCATTAGCATGGTGTtctctacccttggcatggtgttcactacccttagcgtggtgttcactacccttggcgtggtgttcactatccttggcgtggtcttcactacccttggggtggtgttcacgaccaATGGTGTGGTCTTCACTGCTCttgacgtggtgtttactaccctgggcgtagtgttcactacccatggcgtggtgttcactacccttggcgtggtattcactgaacttggcgtggtgttcactgaacttggcgtggtgttcactacccttgacatggttttcactactcttggtgtggcgctcactaccctttgcgaggtgttcactaccctttacgtaatgttcactattcttggcgtggtgttcacttccttttgtgtggtgttcactactcctagcgtggtgttcactacccttcgtgagttgttcactatccttggcgtggtgttcactacccctaacgtggtgttcactactcttagtgtggtgttcactacccttggcgtggtgttcactaccctttgcgtggtgatcactactcttggcgttgtgttcactattcttggcgtggtgttcacttccctttgtgtggtgttcactactcctagcgtggtgttcactacccttcgtgtgttgttcactatccttggcgtggtgttcactacccctaacgtggtgttcactactcttagtgtggtgttcactacccttggcgtggtgttcactactctttgcgtggtgatcactactcttggcgttgtgttcactacccttggcatggtgttcactacccttgacgtggtgttcactacccttgacgtggtgttcactaccctttgtgtggtgctcactccccttgtgtggtgttcattacccttagcgttgtgttcactaccctttgcgtcatgttgactacccttggcatggagttcactacccttagcgtggtgttcactacccttggcgtggtgttcactacctgtggtgtggtgttcagtacccttcgcgtggtgttcactatccttagcgtggtgttcactaataatggcatggtgttcactacccttggcatgttgttcactacccttggagtggtgttccctacccttagcatggtgttcacgacccatggcgtagtgctcactacccttggcgtggtgttcactacccttgaagtggtgttcactacccctgacatggtgttcactacccttgacgtggtgttcactaccctttgtgtggtgctcattccccttgtgtggtgttcactacgcttagcgtggtgttcactacccttggcgtggtcttcactacccttggcgtggtcttcacttcccttggcgtggagttcactaccattggcgtggtgttcactacccttggcatggtgcttACTACCCTTCGGGttgtgttcacgacccctggcgtggtgttcactactcttgacgtggtgtttactaccctgggcgttgtgttcactacccttagcgtggtgttcactacccttggcttggtgttcactgaacgtagcgtggtgttcactacccatggcatggtgttcactacctatggcgtggtgttcactacccttggcgtggtgttcactatccttcgcgttatgttcactacccttggcgtggtgttcactacctttagctTGCTGTTCAAtaccattggcttgatgttcactacccttggcgaggtgttcactacccttagcgtaatgttcactactcttggagtggtgttcacttcccattgtgtggtgttcactactcatagcgtggtgttcactacccttcgtgtgttgttcacttcccttggcgtggtgttcactaccccaaacgtggtgttcactaaccttagtgtggtgttcactacccttggcgtggtgttcacttcccttagcgtggtgatcactaccgttGGCgatgtgttcacaacccttggcgtggtgttcactaccctttgcatgatgttcactacccttgacgtggtgttcactacccttggcgtggggtttatTACATTtggcgtcgtgttcactacctttggcaaaGTGTTCATTTccttttgcatggtgttcactactcttgcgtggtgttcattacccttgacgtggtgttcactaccagtggtgtggtgttcagtaccctttgcctggtgttcactacccttagcgcggAGTTCACTActtatagcgtggtgttcactaccctttgcatgttgttcactaccctttgcgtggtgttccgtacccttagcatggtgttcactacccattacgtagtgttcactacccttgtcatggtgttcagtacccgtgacgttgtgttcactacccgtgacgtggtgttcactacccttgacgtggtattcactacctgtagtgtggtgttcagtaccgttcgcgtggtgttcactacccttagcgtggtgttcactacccatagcgtggtgttcactaccctttgtatgttgttcactacccttagcatggtgttcactacccttcgggtggtgttcacgacccctggcgtagtgttcactaccagtggtatggtgttcagtacccttcgcctggtgtttactacccttagcgtggtgttcactacccatggcgtggtgttcactaccctttgcatgttgttcactaccctttgcgtggtgttccctacccttagcatagtgttcacaacccatggcgtagtgttcactaaccttggcgtggtgttcactacccttgacgtggtgttcactacctctgacatggtgttcactacccttgacttggtgttcactaccctttgtgtggtgttcactccccttgtcgtggtgttcactacccttagcgttgtgttcactacccttggagtggtgttcactacccttaacgtggtgttcactacccttgacgacatgttcactacccttggcgtggtgttcactacccctggcgtggagttcaataaccttggcgtggtgttcaccacccttagcGGTGTTCAttacccatagcgtggtgttcactactcttggcgtggtgttcactacccttggcgttaagttcactactcttggcgtggtgttcactacctttggcttggtgtccactaccattggcttgatgtttactacctttggcgtgatgttcactacccttggcgtggtcttcactaccctttgcatgatgTTCATTaccattcgcatggtgttcactatacttggcatggtgttcactgcccttgacgtggtgttcactaccctgggcgtggtgttcactacccttagcatggtgttcactacccttggcataatgatcaatacccttggcgtggtgttcactacccttggcgtgctgTTCACTAACCtttgcgtagtgttcactaccctttgtgtggtgttcactacccttggcgtggagttcattaaccttggcgtggtgttcaccacccttggtgtggtgttcactacccttggcatggtgttcactacccatggcatggtgttcactacccatagcgtggtgttcactaccctttgcgtggtgttcactaccctttgcgtggtcttcactacccttggcgttaagttcactacccatggcgtggtgttcactacctttggcttggtgttcactaactatggcttgatgttcactacccttggcgtggtcttcactaccctttgcgcggTGTTCATTACTAttcacatggtgttcactacccttggcatggtgttcactacccttgacgtggtgttcactaccctcggcgtggtgttcactacccttagcatggtgttcactacccttggcatagtgttcactactcttggcgtggtgttcactaccctttgcgtggtgttcactaccctttgcatgcttttcactacccttggcgtggtgttccctacccttggtgtggtgttcactacccttggcatggttttcactacccttggtgtggtgctcactacctttggcgtggtgttaccacgccaaaggtagtggtaACAAAAAGgttcagatagccagaatttggctccaaaatatggctcaagcgtcgaatttgggatgtttgggatattttaaaaactgcggggagagtttttgcaaaatgtgatccatcgccgctctcagtaattggcatattttcggtataaaaagtcgtaatttaaaactgcgaatacgtgctgtgagccagaatttggctacaaaatatggctcaatggtcgaatttggaatgtttgggattttttgaaaactgctgcgagggtttgggcaaaatgtgaccgatcgccggtctcagtaattggcgtattttcggtataaaaagtcgtaatttcaaactgggaatacgtgcagagagcccgaattttgctccaaaatatagctaaagcgtcgaatttgaaatgtttgggatattttgaaaacttccgggggggtttgggcaaaatgtgacccatctccgctctcagtaattggcatatattcggcataaaaagtcgtaatttaaaactgcgaatacgtgcagagagccagagtttgacttgaaaatatggctcaagcgtcgaatttgggatgtttagcatattttgataactgcagggaaggtttgggcaaaatgtgacccatcgccgctttcagtaattggcatattttcggtataaaaagtcaaaattttctacggcgaatacgtgcagaaagccagaatttgctccaaaatatggctcatgggtcgaatttgggatgtttgggatattttgaaaactgcagggagggtttgggcaaaatgtgacccctcgccgctctcagtaattggcgtattttcggtataaaaagtcgtaatttcaaactgcgaatacgtgctgaaagcccgaattaggctccaaaatatggctcaagggtcgaatttgggatgtttggaatattttgaaaattggaggggggggggggtttggacaaaatgtgaccaatcgctgctctcagtaattggcttattttcggaatataaagtcgtaatttcaaactgcgaatacgtgcagagagccagaatttggctttaaaatatggctgaaagtcgtatttgggatgtttgggattaacacgtaattaattgcatattaaaattaaatacttcattttaaatcaactatttgtacctcgttaaaatagtgagtaagatattgattaggagagaatttctgcttttattgcatatttcgacgtttcagcccgattagagcaGTTATACGAATTCAGAaaaaaacggaaattcaggaacattttaggtaattataaagaaaacacattgatttttatcatttggattgaaaacatcgttttcacatgcctttttaatgatcaaaataatacgcaacctcgctttaaataaaaatcgtcgaatttggtattatagtgcctttttcacgttttccatgtagggtgattttaggtaaaaatgttcgaactttctaatattttcatattacttcatgttgtctctctatttgtgatttggcctacaaatctcaacatttcacataatattgcgtttttaagcaagttttcttgcattgtgccttgtacataaaatcatcgaatttagcaatattttgaggtttttcatcgttgtttcctatatgagatttcatccaaatatcaacggtttaggccatatttggccgtttttccacgttttcaagcattttcggtttattgccattaattccttAAATTTACgagaaatatgatgcaaacacataatgaatTGCAAaaacccttaaatatttgattttcaatcaactatttgtaccttgttaaaatagtgagtcaaatattgattaagagagattttcttgGCATATCAtatcttttcagtaattggcatattttcggtgtaaaaagtcgtaatttcaaactgcgaatacaagcagagagccagaatttggctccaaattatgcctcatgggtcgaatttgtgacgtttgggatatattgaaaactgcagggagggtttgggcaaaatgtgattcatcgccgctctcagtaattggcatattttcattataaaaagtcttaatttcaaactgcgaatacgtgcagaaagccagaatttgtctccaaaatatggctcaatggtcgaatttaggatgtttgggatattttgaaaactgcagagagggtttggacaaaaacagtctccgtggtgtagtggtaagacactcgcctggcgttccgcgagcgctatgtcatgggttcataacctggccggggaggatttactgggcgcaattcgttaactgtagcctctgtttaacgcaatagtataatgtgtacttggatgaaaaaacgattcttcgcggcaggggatcgcattccacggacctgcccgaaacgcaattTTCGTTTATAAACCGGCTGGTTATAAACGAAAATAGCGAAAAAACtttgtttggctccaaaatatggctcaagggtcgaatttgggatgtttgggatattttgaaaactgtaagtgggtttgggcaaaaagtgacccatcgccgctctcagtaattggcatattttctgtataaagaatcataatttcaaactgcgaatacgtgtagagagccagaatttggctccaaaatatggctcaagcgttgaattgtggatgtttgggatactttgaaaactgcagggagggttttggcaaaatgtgatccatcgccgctctcagtaattggcatattttcattataaaaagtcttaatttcaaactgcgaatacgtgcagagagccagattttggctccaaaatatggcacaagggtcgaatttgggatgtttggtattctTTGAACACTGCAaggagggggggtttggccaaaatgtgaccgatcgccgctttcagtaattggcagattttcattataaaaagtcgtaatttaaaattgcgaatacgtgcagagagccagaatttggctccaaaatatggctcaagagtcggaattaggatgtttgggatattttgaaaactgcaggtggggttggggcaaaatgtgacccatcgctgctctcagtaattgtcatattttcggtataaaaattcgtaatttcaaactgagaatacgactatagagccagattttggctccaaaataagcctcaagggtcgaatttgggatgtttgggatattttgaacactgcagtggggggggggggagtttgggcaaaatgtgacccatcgccgctctcagtaattggcatatttatggtatgaaaagtcgtaatttcaaactgagaatacgactatagagccagattttggctccaaaatatggctcacgggtcgaattttgggatgtttgggatattttgaaaactgtaagtgggtttgggcaaaatgtgacccatcgccgctctcagtaattggcatattttcggtataaaatgtcgtaatttcaaactgcgaatacgtgcagagagccagaattttgctccaaaatatggctcaagcgtcgaatttgggatgtttgggatattttgaaaactgcaaggagggtttgggcaaaacatgatccatcggcgctttcagtaattggcatattttcggtataaaatgtcttaagttcaaactgtgaatacgtgcagagcgccagattttcgctccaaaatatggctcaaaggtcaaatttgggatgttttggatattttgaacactgcatggagggtttgggcaaaatgtgatccatcgccgctttcagtaattggcatattctcagtataaaatgtcttaatttcaaactgttgatacctgcagagagccagaagttggctccaaaataatgctcaagcgtcaaatttgggatgtttgggatattttgaaaactgtgtgggtttgggcaaaatgtgacccatcgcctctctcagtaactggcatattttcggtataaaaattcgtaatttcaaactgcgaatacgtgcagaaagccagaatttggctctaaaatatggctcaagggttgaaattgggatatttgggatatcatgacagctgcaggggggtttgagcgaaatgtgacttatcgctgcggtcagtaattggcatattttcggtataaaaagtcgtaatttcaaactgcgaatacgtgtagagagccagaatttggctccaaaatctggctcaagcgttgaattgtggatgtttgggatattttgaaaactgcagggaggggttgggtgaaaatgtgatccatcactgcctttagtaattggcatattttcggtataaaaaatcctaatttcaaactgcgaatacgtgcagaaagccagaatttggctctaaaatatggctcaagggtgtaatttgggatgtttaggatattttgaaaactgcaggggggtttgggcgaaatgtgacttatcgccgctctcagtaattggcatattttcagtataaaaattcataatttcaaactgcgaatacgtgtagagagccagaatttagctccaaaatatggctcaagcgttgaattgtggatgtttgggatattttgaaaactgtaggcagggtttgggcaaaatgtgacccatcgctgctttcagtaattggcgtattttcggtataaaaagtagtaatttcaaactgtgaatacgtgctgagagccagaatttgg
This is a stretch of genomic DNA from Procambarus clarkii isolate CNS0578487 chromosome 45, FALCON_Pclarkii_2.0, whole genome shotgun sequence. It encodes these proteins:
- the LOC138350311 gene encoding metal-binding protein SmbP-like; its protein translation is MGSEHYAQGSKHHVKSSEDHTIGREHHPKGSEDHAKDSEHHAKGSEHHAKGSEHHAKGREHHANGSEHQQRVVNTKGSEDHAKGSEHHAKGSEHHVKGSQHDGKGSEHHA